A segment of the Candidatus Palauibacter polyketidifaciens genome:
GCCAGAACGATGACGCCGAGTACGTGTGGGTGCTGGACCCGATCGACGGGACGATCTCCTTCGTCGCGGGCGTCCCCCTGTTCGGGACGCTCATCGGGCTGCTGCGCGACGGGGAGCCGATCCTGGGGGCGATCCACCAGCCGATCACGCGCGAACTCGCCATCGGTACCCCGTCGGGGACGACCTTCAACGGGGAGGCGGTGAGGGTCCGCGAAGACCGCTCGCTGTCGGAGGCGACGCTCCTGACGACGGATCCGGGCGCGGTCGGCCGGCACCGGAACCTCGCCGGGTTCGAGGCGCTGTGGTCGAGAACGGCGCTGTACCGGGGCTGGGGAGATTGTTACGGGTATCTCATGGTCGCGACGGGGCGGGCCGACATCATGCTCGATCCGATCATGCATCCGTGGGACATTGCTGCGCTGGTCCCGGTGATCAGGGGCGCGGGCGGCGTGATCACGACCTGGGAGGGGGACGATCCCATCGGCGGCGCGTCGACGGTCGCGGCCGCGCCGGCGCTCCACCGGGAGGTGATGGAAATCCTGAACCGAACTGGAACGTCATGACGGGAACAAAACGCTACCCGGCGGCGTTGGCCGCGCTCCTGGCCGGCCTCGCGGCGTGCGGCGGGCCGGGGTCGATCGTGGTCGACAACGCGAACATCATCGACGGCACGGGGGCCGTGTGGCCCACGGGGCGGCTCGTCGTGGCCGACGGCCTGGTGACGTGCGTGGGGGCGCAGGCCGATTGCGCCGAGCCGGCGGGCGTGGAAGTGCTCGACGCCGCCGGCTTCTGGGTGGTGCCGGGGCTGATCGATGTGAAGGAGGCCGCGGAGGTGCCGAG
Coding sequences within it:
- the hisN gene encoding histidinol-phosphatase, whose translation is MDPDSLRDFAAELAEESGRAIAGMFRHPDLAVESKTDESPVTVADRYAETLLRDRILERFPDHGIVGEEFGRQNDDAEYVWVLDPIDGTISFVAGVPLFGTLIGLLRDGEPILGAIHQPITRELAIGTPSGTTFNGEAVRVREDRSLSEATLLTTDPGAVGRHRNLAGFEALWSRTALYRGWGDCYGYLMVATGRADIMLDPIMHPWDIAALVPVIRGAGGVITTWEGDDPIGGASTVAAAPALHREVMEILNRTGTS